A region from the Janthinobacterium agaricidamnosum genome encodes:
- a CDS encoding DUF4224 domain-containing protein, producing MSTFLSMDEICALTGRKMKTKQIEALRKMGLPFWVNAIGRPVVAVAAVEGRKEAPREKTWVMPRINKNGSTKHT from the coding sequence ATGAGCACGTTCCTGTCCATGGATGAGATCTGCGCCCTGACCGGCCGGAAGATGAAAACGAAGCAAATTGAGGCGCTGCGGAAGATGGGCCTCCCCTTTTGGGTCAACGCCATCGGGCGGCCGGTTGTCGCGGTCGCTGCAGTTGAGGGGCGCAAGGAAGCGCCACGGGAAAAAACATGGGTAATGCCAAGGATCAATAAAAATGGGTCGACGAAACACACGTAA
- a CDS encoding EAL domain-containing response regulator: MNSSAIPFDLENSPRILLVDDEPRLLASLHELLKDRGYQLHTATCGSEALAQLSKLRFDLILLDLRLPDMSGHEIMDHINRRGIEGDVIVMSGDVGIEAAIGALKRGAYDYLRKPYSREELLKTVENALQKSQLALENERIALQLENSEKMYRYLVDSSPDIIYTLNHEGRITFINDRVHQLLGFSREELIGSHYSILVHDEDQERARYAFNERRLDERASRNVELRLKCHSGSGSDRTFNNTLMTIPLNSIGMHGHDQEAKKQEYFGTYGVARDITDRKRAEEVISYQAYHDILTDLPNRMLFKDRLGLAVIQARRKLTELAVMFIDLDRFKLVNDTLGHVKGDELLQQVALRLKDCLRRGDTLARQGGDEFTIVLPELRDRQDARLIADKFLECLHQPFDLDGNQVHISASIGIAIYPGDGETIDELLRHADIAMYQVKALGKNGHSFYHESMLDVSHQKIALEQSLRKALELNQLEMYYQPQVDVMTGRIVGAEGLMRWNHPQRGLLTAGEFLPFAEENGLMLPISDWMLGALCRDLVQWNAAGGEAVRLSLNLSPQYLDRGDFFEKMRGALTRYGIAPEKIEVEITENICIRNPQYAIEQLNKLCQLGVSVAIDDFGTGYSSLSYLHRFPIHTIKIDQSFVKEIHDEHGHYPVILAIISIARGLGLHLIAEGVETEGQARYLQDKGCTTMQGYLYHRPISLGSFIGVLQEQNRLIADAAPAPSPTLTIEA; this comes from the coding sequence ATGAACTCCTCCGCCATTCCGTTTGACCTGGAAAACAGCCCGCGCATTTTGCTGGTCGACGACGAGCCCCGCCTGCTCGCCTCTCTCCACGAATTGCTGAAGGACCGCGGCTACCAGCTGCACACGGCCACCTGCGGCAGCGAGGCGCTGGCGCAGTTGTCAAAACTGCGCTTCGACCTGATCCTGCTCGACTTGCGCCTGCCCGACATGAGCGGCCATGAAATCATGGACCACATCAACCGGCGCGGCATCGAGGGCGACGTGATCGTCATGAGCGGCGACGTCGGCATCGAGGCGGCCATCGGCGCCCTCAAACGCGGGGCCTACGATTATCTGCGCAAGCCCTACAGCCGCGAGGAGCTGCTCAAGACGGTGGAGAACGCGCTGCAAAAGAGCCAGCTGGCGCTGGAGAACGAGCGCATCGCGCTGCAGCTGGAAAACTCGGAAAAGATGTACCGCTACCTGGTCGACAGCTCGCCCGACATCATCTATACGCTGAACCACGAAGGCCGCATCACTTTCATCAACGACAGGGTGCACCAGTTGCTGGGCTTTAGCCGCGAGGAGCTGATCGGCAGCCATTACTCGATTCTCGTGCACGATGAAGACCAGGAGCGGGCGCGCTATGCCTTCAACGAGCGCCGCCTCGACGAGCGCGCCTCGCGCAATGTGGAACTGCGCCTGAAGTGCCATAGCGGCAGCGGCAGCGACCGGACCTTCAACAACACCCTGATGACGATTCCGCTCAACTCGATCGGCATGCACGGCCACGACCAGGAAGCGAAAAAGCAGGAGTACTTCGGCACCTACGGCGTGGCGCGCGACATCACCGACCGCAAGCGCGCCGAGGAAGTCATCTCTTACCAGGCCTATCACGACATCCTGACGGACCTGCCGAACCGCATGCTGTTCAAGGACCGCCTGGGGCTGGCCGTCATCCAGGCGCGGCGCAAGCTGACGGAACTGGCCGTGATGTTCATCGACCTCGATCGTTTCAAGCTGGTCAACGACACCCTGGGGCACGTGAAGGGCGACGAGCTGCTGCAGCAAGTGGCGCTGCGCCTGAAGGATTGCCTGCGCCGCGGCGATACCCTGGCGCGCCAGGGCGGCGATGAATTCACCATCGTGCTGCCGGAACTGCGCGACCGCCAGGATGCGCGCCTGATCGCCGACAAATTCCTCGAATGCCTGCACCAGCCGTTCGACCTCGATGGCAACCAGGTGCATATTTCGGCGTCCATCGGCATCGCCATCTATCCGGGCGACGGCGAGACCATCGACGAGCTGCTGCGCCACGCCGACATCGCCATGTACCAGGTCAAGGCGCTGGGCAAGAACGGCCACAGTTTCTATCACGAGTCCATGCTCGACGTGTCGCACCAGAAGATCGCGCTCGAGCAGAGCCTGCGCAAGGCGCTGGAGCTGAATCAGCTGGAGATGTATTACCAGCCGCAGGTGGATGTGATGACGGGCCGCATCGTTGGCGCCGAAGGCCTGATGCGCTGGAACCACCCGCAGCGGGGTTTGCTGACGGCCGGCGAATTCCTGCCGTTCGCCGAGGAAAACGGCTTGATGCTGCCGATCTCGGACTGGATGCTGGGCGCCCTGTGCCGCGACCTGGTGCAGTGGAACGCGGCTGGCGGCGAAGCCGTGCGCCTGTCGCTCAATTTGTCGCCGCAATACCTGGACCGGGGCGACTTTTTCGAGAAGATGCGCGGCGCGCTGACGCGCTACGGCATCGCGCCGGAAAAGATCGAAGTCGAGATCACGGAAAACATCTGCATCCGCAACCCGCAGTACGCGATCGAGCAGTTGAACAAGCTGTGCCAGCTGGGCGTGTCGGTGGCCATCGACGATTTCGGCACCGGCTATTCCTCGCTGTCGTACCTGCATCGCTTCCCCATCCACACCATCAAGATCGACCAGTCGTTTGTGAAGGAAATCCACGACGAGCACGGACACTATCCCGTCATCCTGGCCATCATCTCGATTGCGCGCGGCCTGGGCCTGCACCTGATCGCCGAGGGTGTGGAGACGGAAGGGCAGGCGCGCTACCTGCAGGACAAGGGCTGCACCACGATGCAGGGCTATCTGTACCACCGGCCCATTTCGCTGGGCAGTTTTATCGGCGTGCTGCAGGAGCAGAACCGCCTGATCGCCGATGCCGCCCCCGCGCCGTCCCCGACGCTGACCATCGAGGCTTGA
- the rfbD gene encoding dTDP-4-dehydrorhamnose reductase → MSRILITGKTGQVGYELERSLQGLGEIIALDRRQMDLADLTQVRDMIRRIKPTLIVNPAAYTAVDKAESEPELAMRINGEAPAVMAEEAKKLGAAMIHYSTDYVFDGSKNGPYVETDPTCPVNVYGSSKLAGEQAIQAAGIPHLILRTSWVYSMHGKNFLLTMLRLAQERDELSIVSDQVGAPTWSRTIADTTAHIVAQSVVATNRQAWWDKRSGLYHLTAQGQTSWFGFTEAIMANASIAKKPRLRPILAQAYPVPARRPANSVLSSERLKKAFCGLPQWQDALKLCQD, encoded by the coding sequence ATGAGCCGTATCTTAATTACAGGAAAAACCGGCCAGGTTGGCTACGAACTGGAACGCAGCCTGCAAGGCCTGGGAGAAATCATAGCGCTCGACCGCAGGCAGATGGATCTGGCCGATTTGACCCAGGTACGCGACATGATCCGCCGCATCAAGCCGACGCTGATCGTCAACCCGGCCGCCTACACCGCCGTCGACAAGGCGGAAAGCGAGCCAGAGTTGGCCATGCGCATCAATGGCGAGGCGCCGGCTGTCATGGCCGAGGAAGCAAAAAAATTAGGTGCTGCAATGATTCATTACAGCACTGATTATGTCTTTGATGGATCGAAAAACGGTCCCTATGTCGAGACCGATCCGACGTGCCCTGTCAATGTGTACGGCAGTAGCAAGCTGGCCGGCGAACAGGCGATCCAGGCAGCCGGCATCCCGCATCTGATCCTGCGCACCAGCTGGGTCTACAGCATGCATGGAAAGAACTTTCTGCTGACCATGCTCCGCCTGGCGCAGGAGCGCGACGAGCTCAGTATCGTTTCCGACCAGGTCGGTGCACCCACCTGGAGCCGCACCATCGCCGACACCACCGCGCATATCGTGGCGCAAAGCGTCGTTGCCACGAACCGCCAAGCATGGTGGGACAAACGCTCTGGTTTATATCACTTGACGGCACAGGGACAAACCAGCTGGTTCGGCTTCACTGAGGCGATCATGGCAAATGCCTCGATTGCCAAGAAGCCGCGTCTCAGACCGATACTCGCGCAAGCCTACCCGGTACCCGCACGGCGGCCTGCCAATTCGGTGCTGTCTTCGGAACGGTTGAAGAAGGCCTTCTGCGGATTGCCGCAGTGGCAGGATGCGTTGAAACTATGCCAGGACTGA
- the rfbB gene encoding dTDP-glucose 4,6-dehydratase, with translation MILVTGGAGFIGSNFVRDWLALNDEPVINFDKLTYAGNLSNLASLEQDPRHIFVRGDICDTAHVSRLLAEHQPRAIVHFAAESHVDRSIHSPGEFITTNVNGTFSLLEAARAYWSGLTGDARDGFRFLHVSTDEVYGTLGPNDPPFTETTPYAPNSPYSASKAASDHLVRAYFHTYGMPVLTTNCSNNYGSFHFPEKLIPLIISNARAGKALPIYGDGMQVRDWLYVGDHCAAIRRVLEAGRLGEVYNVGGWNEMANLEVVHILCDILDTLDPKASGSYREQITYVLDRPGHDRRYAIDARKIERELGWKPAETFATGIRKTVQWYMDNQVWVRDVQSGDYLKWVEKNYAARDTAEEQQ, from the coding sequence ATGATTTTAGTGACTGGTGGCGCCGGCTTCATCGGTTCCAACTTTGTAAGAGACTGGCTGGCGCTCAACGATGAGCCTGTAATCAATTTTGACAAACTGACCTACGCTGGCAATCTCAGCAATCTGGCCAGTCTGGAGCAAGACCCGCGGCATATCTTCGTACGCGGCGATATTTGCGATACTGCCCACGTCTCCCGCCTGCTGGCCGAACACCAGCCCCGTGCCATCGTGCATTTTGCCGCAGAGAGCCATGTCGATCGCTCGATCCATAGCCCCGGCGAATTCATTACCACCAACGTCAACGGCACCTTCAGCCTGCTCGAGGCCGCACGTGCTTACTGGTCTGGCCTGACAGGCGACGCCAGGGACGGCTTCCGTTTCCTGCACGTCTCGACCGACGAGGTGTACGGCACCCTGGGACCGAACGACCCGCCATTTACGGAAACGACGCCGTATGCGCCCAACAGTCCCTATTCGGCATCGAAAGCGGCGTCCGATCATCTGGTGCGCGCGTATTTCCATACCTATGGCATGCCGGTGCTTACCACCAACTGCTCTAACAACTATGGTTCCTTCCATTTCCCGGAAAAACTGATTCCGCTCATCATCAGCAATGCCCGTGCCGGCAAGGCCTTGCCTATCTATGGCGATGGTATGCAAGTGCGCGACTGGCTGTACGTGGGCGACCATTGCGCGGCGATCCGCCGCGTCCTGGAAGCGGGACGCCTGGGCGAGGTCTACAACGTGGGCGGCTGGAATGAAATGGCCAATCTGGAAGTCGTGCATATCTTGTGCGACATCCTCGATACGCTCGATCCCAAGGCGTCCGGCAGCTATCGCGAACAAATCACCTACGTACTGGATCGCCCAGGCCACGACCGTCGCTATGCCATCGACGCGCGCAAGATCGAGCGCGAACTGGGCTGGAAGCCGGCCGAAACCTTCGCCACTGGCATCCGCAAGACCGTCCAGTGGTATATGGACAACCAGGTCTGGGTACGTGATGTGCAGTCGGGCGATTACCTGAAGTGGGTAGAGAAAAATTACGCGGCACGCGACACAGCCGAGGAGCAGCAATAA
- the rfbA gene encoding glucose-1-phosphate thymidylyltransferase RfbA has protein sequence MGNAIERKGIILAGGSGTRLYPVTMAVSKQLLPVYDKPMIYYPLTTLMLAGIRDILIISTPQDTPRFQELLGDGSQWGIKLSYAVQPTPDGLAQAFIIGKEFVGNAPSALILGDNIYYGHDFETQLRVASARTSGSTVFAYHVTDPQRYGVIDFDAQRHAVSIEEKPLKPKSNYAVTGLYFYDSQVCDIAASIVPSARGELEITDVNRAYLERGQLNVELMGRGMAWLDTGTHESLLEAGQFIATIENRQGLKVACPEEIAYRKGYIDAAKLEQLARPLKKNAYGQYLLRLLDDKIF, from the coding sequence ATGGGAAACGCCATCGAACGCAAGGGCATCATCCTCGCAGGCGGTTCCGGCACGCGCCTGTACCCTGTCACCATGGCCGTGTCGAAGCAGCTGCTGCCCGTGTATGACAAGCCGATGATCTACTATCCGCTGACCACGCTGATGCTGGCTGGCATACGCGACATCCTGATCATTTCCACACCACAAGATACGCCGCGCTTCCAGGAGTTGCTGGGTGACGGCAGCCAGTGGGGCATCAAACTCAGCTACGCCGTGCAACCCACGCCGGATGGCCTGGCACAGGCGTTCATCATTGGCAAAGAATTTGTCGGCAATGCGCCATCGGCCCTGATTCTGGGCGACAACATCTATTATGGCCATGACTTTGAAACGCAGTTGCGCGTAGCCTCGGCACGCACCAGCGGCTCGACCGTGTTCGCTTACCATGTCACCGATCCGCAACGCTATGGCGTGATCGATTTCGACGCGCAACGTCACGCCGTCAGCATCGAGGAAAAGCCGCTCAAGCCAAAATCGAATTACGCCGTCACCGGCCTGTATTTCTACGACAGCCAGGTCTGCGACATCGCCGCCAGTATCGTGCCTTCTGCGCGTGGCGAGCTGGAAATCACGGATGTCAACCGCGCCTACTTGGAACGCGGGCAATTGAACGTCGAATTGATGGGCCGCGGCATGGCCTGGCTTGATACGGGCACCCATGAATCCTTGTTGGAAGCGGGCCAATTCATCGCTACCATTGAAAACCGCCAGGGCTTGAAAGTTGCCTGCCCCGAGGAAATCGCTTACCGCAAGGGATATATCGATGCCGCCAAACTGGAGCAGCTAGCCCGGCCGTTGAAGAAAAACGCCTACGGTCAATATCTGTTGCGTTTGCTCGACGACAAAATATTCTGA
- a CDS encoding SEL1-like repeat protein encodes MSLADPRYTAAHYTADYLRLKGLAEKGNANAQHSLGFMYFNGQGIEQSYALALHWYGLAAAQGLEHAQYNLGVMCQKGQGVPQDFAQAAHWYQQAAEQGYAAAQYNLGWLYAKGQGLAQDSGQAMLWFSRAAEQGDAGAQNNLGMMYDNGKGVPQDFVQAIAWYRKAAEQGYARAQFNLGLRYDNGQGVRQDRQQATAWMRKAAEQGYAPAQFNLALRYENGDVLPQDSRQAISWYRRAAEQGHASSQFNLGLIYDNGQGVPCDKQAALEWYVKAAGLGHAAAQHNLGLHHEHGAHDYAQAQAFYRQAAEQGFPAAQYQLGLLHEHGQGVPADAQEAIFWYRKAADQGHVRAQFDLGLRYEHGQGVPQDLSLALEWYRRAAEQDYAPAQYMQGVLHDRDDGPAPDSQQACACYCRAAAQGHSLAQFALGLRHDNGQDVPQDYAAAWDWYALAARQGHARAQMNLGLMAASGQGAPLDLQQAYIWLSMASAAGVAGAEKSLRQTAARMRETDLNQVRERLEALAD; translated from the coding sequence GTGTCGCTTGCCGATCCCCGCTACACGGCTGCTCATTACACGGCTGACTACCTGCGCCTGAAAGGACTGGCCGAGAAAGGCAATGCGAACGCCCAGCACAGCCTGGGCTTCATGTATTTCAATGGCCAGGGTATCGAACAAAGCTATGCGCTGGCGCTGCACTGGTACGGCCTGGCTGCCGCGCAGGGACTCGAGCATGCGCAATACAACCTGGGCGTGATGTGCCAGAAGGGCCAGGGCGTGCCGCAGGATTTTGCGCAGGCGGCGCACTGGTACCAGCAGGCGGCCGAACAGGGCTACGCGGCGGCCCAGTACAACCTGGGCTGGCTGTATGCCAAGGGCCAGGGACTCGCGCAAGATAGCGGGCAAGCCATGCTGTGGTTCAGCCGCGCGGCGGAGCAGGGCGACGCGGGCGCGCAAAACAACCTGGGCATGATGTATGACAATGGCAAGGGCGTGCCGCAGGACTTCGTGCAAGCCATCGCCTGGTACCGCAAGGCGGCCGAACAGGGCTATGCGCGTGCGCAGTTCAACCTGGGCCTGCGCTACGACAATGGCCAGGGCGTGCGCCAGGATCGCCAGCAGGCGACGGCCTGGATGCGCAAGGCCGCTGAGCAGGGTTATGCGCCGGCCCAGTTCAACCTGGCGCTGCGCTATGAAAATGGCGACGTGCTGCCGCAGGACAGCCGGCAGGCGATCAGCTGGTACCGGCGCGCAGCCGAGCAGGGCCACGCCAGTTCGCAGTTCAACCTGGGCCTGATTTACGACAATGGCCAGGGCGTGCCTTGCGATAAACAGGCGGCGCTGGAGTGGTATGTCAAGGCGGCGGGACTGGGTCATGCGGCGGCCCAGCACAACCTGGGCCTGCATCATGAACATGGCGCCCACGATTACGCGCAGGCGCAAGCGTTTTACCGCCAGGCCGCCGAGCAGGGCTTCCCCGCCGCGCAGTATCAGTTGGGACTGCTGCATGAGCATGGACAGGGCGTGCCTGCCGATGCGCAGGAAGCCATCTTCTGGTACCGCAAGGCGGCCGACCAGGGACATGTGCGCGCGCAGTTCGACCTGGGCCTGCGCTATGAGCATGGCCAGGGTGTGCCGCAGGATCTGTCGCTGGCGCTGGAATGGTACCGCCGCGCCGCCGAGCAGGATTACGCGCCGGCGCAATACATGCAGGGCGTCTTGCACGACCGCGACGATGGTCCTGCACCTGACAGCCAGCAGGCATGCGCCTGTTACTGCCGCGCCGCCGCCCAGGGCCACAGCCTGGCCCAGTTTGCGCTGGGCCTGCGGCACGACAATGGCCAGGACGTGCCGCAGGACTATGCCGCTGCCTGGGACTGGTATGCGCTGGCCGCGCGCCAGGGCCATGCGCGGGCGCAGATGAATCTGGGCCTGATGGCCGCAAGCGGCCAGGGCGCTCCGCTCGATTTGCAGCAGGCGTATATCTGGCTGTCGATGGCCTCGGCGGCCGGCGTGGCCGGCGCGGAAAAATCCCTGCGCCAGACGGCGGCGCGCATGCGCGAGACGGATCTGAACCAGGTGCGCGAGCGCCTGGAAGCGCTGGCCGATTAA
- a CDS encoding tyrosine-type recombinase/integrase, giving the protein MHPRTQRSGKVYYYMYTKDKPRKEIPLGPDFILALKKYAELNIVVEVIANATFSDVEKRYLVEAVPKLAASSARMYRSDIKHLLAAFSEAPLAQIKPMHIRQFLDDRADKPTTANRCKRVFSTMWNHARGWGYTDLPNPCEGIQGHSLPKRTVYITDAVFEAVWGHAGAPLRDAMDLAYLTGQRPADALKMTESDIIGGYLVVTQEKTKQPLRIKVVGELAALIERIKARKATRSIVTAALLVNAHGKRLTGPALRSQFDAAKKLAAEKNPELLPEIKKFWFYDLRAKAADDTSDQHGDQAASDLLGHDSVRTTQRHYLRRGKIVEPTR; this is encoded by the coding sequence ATGCACCCGCGCACGCAGCGCAGCGGCAAGGTGTATTACTACATGTACACCAAGGACAAGCCGCGCAAGGAAATTCCACTTGGGCCCGACTTCATCCTGGCGCTGAAAAAATATGCTGAACTGAACATCGTGGTGGAGGTCATCGCCAACGCGACGTTCTCCGATGTCGAGAAGCGCTATCTGGTCGAGGCGGTGCCCAAGCTTGCCGCCAGCTCAGCCCGCATGTACCGCTCCGACATCAAGCACTTGCTGGCGGCATTTTCCGAGGCGCCGCTTGCGCAGATCAAGCCGATGCACATACGCCAGTTCCTGGACGATCGTGCAGACAAACCAACCACGGCGAATCGCTGCAAGCGCGTGTTTTCGACCATGTGGAACCATGCGCGCGGCTGGGGCTATACCGACCTGCCAAACCCATGCGAGGGCATACAGGGCCACTCCCTGCCCAAGCGCACCGTGTACATCACAGATGCAGTATTCGAGGCGGTATGGGGGCATGCGGGCGCCCCTTTGCGCGACGCCATGGATCTTGCCTACCTGACTGGCCAGCGGCCTGCCGACGCGTTGAAGATGACCGAAAGCGACATCATCGGTGGCTACCTGGTCGTAACACAAGAGAAAACCAAACAGCCCTTGCGCATCAAGGTTGTCGGCGAACTCGCCGCCTTGATTGAGCGCATCAAGGCACGCAAGGCGACACGCAGCATCGTCACTGCCGCGTTGCTGGTGAATGCCCACGGCAAGCGCCTGACGGGTCCGGCGCTGCGCTCGCAATTCGATGCAGCGAAAAAGCTGGCTGCCGAAAAGAATCCCGAATTGCTACCGGAGATCAAAAAATTCTGGTTCTATGACCTCCGCGCAAAAGCCGCCGACGACACCTCGGACCAACACGGAGACCAGGCGGCCAGCGATCTTTTAGGGCACGATAGCGTGAGGACCACGCAACGGCATTACCTGCGACGCGGGAAGATCGTCGAGCCGACGCGGTAA
- a CDS encoding Fic family protein: MPDFQHFDLKLLNPSFDSPLVDVLTELEHLRRLQLGGTTPASTFFQLKHIFHMLESLGSARIEGNHTTLADYVETSVEGGTNDSDQVREISNIEKAMQYIEDVVTPNSAVSEHFIRELHALAVHDLEREGDRTPGAYRTGAVRIAKSDHLPPDPVLVPGYMEELMGFINRDDPPKYALIKVALAHHRFGWVHPFSNGNGRVVRLMTYALLIKYGFNVKTGGRVLNPTAVFCNDRERYYAMLSCADKGTDESLDRWCTYVLQGILDELQKVDRLTDYTFLKEKILIPALAYSVQRQLITHEEQAILLEVVKLGTAKSGDLAKVMPGLNPAQRTYQIRRLVEGKMLQPIKPGARQYTMCFTNNYLLRGAINALSNEGFISASLLGPA; encoded by the coding sequence ATGCCAGACTTCCAACACTTTGACCTGAAACTTTTAAATCCGTCGTTCGACTCACCACTTGTCGATGTTCTCACGGAACTGGAACACTTGCGGCGATTGCAACTTGGGGGCACAACGCCCGCGTCAACCTTCTTCCAGCTCAAGCATATTTTCCACATGCTGGAAAGCCTCGGGTCTGCGCGAATCGAGGGCAACCATACGACTCTTGCAGACTACGTCGAGACTTCGGTGGAAGGGGGCACGAACGATAGCGACCAGGTGCGCGAGATCTCCAACATCGAAAAGGCGATGCAATATATCGAGGATGTGGTGACGCCGAATTCTGCGGTCTCGGAACACTTCATCCGGGAGCTGCACGCGCTGGCAGTGCATGACCTGGAGAGAGAGGGCGACCGCACGCCTGGCGCATATCGAACGGGAGCGGTCCGCATTGCGAAGTCAGACCACCTTCCGCCAGATCCTGTCCTTGTACCTGGTTACATGGAAGAGCTGATGGGGTTCATCAATCGAGATGATCCTCCCAAGTATGCCTTGATCAAGGTTGCCTTGGCACACCATCGTTTTGGTTGGGTCCATCCCTTTAGCAATGGCAATGGGCGCGTCGTGCGTTTGATGACCTATGCTCTCCTGATCAAGTACGGCTTCAACGTCAAGACCGGCGGACGGGTGTTGAACCCGACCGCTGTTTTTTGCAATGACCGTGAGCGCTACTATGCGATGCTTTCATGCGCGGACAAGGGAACAGATGAAAGCCTGGATCGCTGGTGCACTTACGTTTTGCAAGGCATCCTGGATGAACTGCAAAAAGTGGACCGGCTGACCGACTACACTTTCTTGAAGGAAAAAATCCTGATTCCCGCGCTTGCCTATTCGGTCCAGCGGCAATTGATTACGCATGAGGAGCAGGCGATTTTGCTTGAGGTGGTAAAGCTGGGCACCGCAAAATCTGGCGATCTGGCCAAGGTGATGCCTGGGCTAAATCCAGCTCAGCGCACCTACCAGATCAGGCGCCTGGTGGAGGGTAAGATGTTGCAGCCCATTAAGCCTGGCGCACGCCAGTACACGATGTGCTTTACGAATAACTACCTGCTTCGCGGGGCCATCAACGCGCTGTCGAACGAGGGCTTCATCTCCGCATCCTTGCTTGGCCCTGCGTAA
- the rfbC gene encoding dTDP-4-dehydrorhamnose 3,5-epimerase, which yields MQIQTTAIPDILILEPTVFGDDRGFFYESFNQKRFAELTGVTRSFVQDNHSKSAKGVLRGLHYQIQQPQGKLVRVTAGAVFDVTVDLRKNSPSFGRWVGVVLSAANKRQLWIPEGFAHGFLVTSDNAEFLYKTTDYWAPEFERSILWNDPAIGIDWPLDGEPLLSGKDKAATLLAHADVFA from the coding sequence ATGCAAATCCAGACCACAGCCATACCTGACATATTGATACTCGAACCGACGGTATTCGGTGACGACCGCGGCTTTTTCTATGAAAGCTTTAACCAGAAGCGCTTTGCCGAACTGACCGGCGTTACGCGCTCTTTCGTGCAAGACAATCATTCCAAGTCGGCCAAGGGGGTGTTGCGCGGCCTGCATTATCAGATCCAGCAGCCGCAAGGCAAACTGGTGCGCGTCACCGCCGGCGCAGTATTCGACGTCACCGTCGACCTGCGTAAAAATTCGCCAAGCTTCGGTCGCTGGGTCGGCGTGGTGCTGTCGGCTGCCAACAAACGCCAGCTATGGATTCCCGAAGGCTTCGCCCACGGCTTCCTGGTAACCAGCGACAACGCTGAATTTTTGTACAAAACCACCGATTACTGGGCGCCGGAATTTGAGCGTAGTATCTTGTGGAATGATCCGGCAATCGGCATCGACTGGCCGCTGGACGGCGAACCGCTCTTGTCGGGCAAGGACAAAGCCGCGACGTTGCTGGCCCATGCCGACGTCTTTGCCTGA